Proteins encoded together in one Lysinibacillus sp. FSL K6-0232 window:
- a CDS encoding ethanolamine ammonia-lyase subunit EutB: MNVNLSVIFGGEKYNFQSLKDVMAKANEEKSGDQLAGIAAESVQQRIAAKAVLSELLVKDIRENPLVPKENDEVSRIIEGDVNEQIYGEIKNWSIEQLREYILSNDTGDRELKRLSKGMNSEIIAAVTKLMSNLDLVHAANKVEILSTCNITIGQKGTLSSRLQPNHPTDNIDGIIASLKEGLSYGIGDAVIGINPVDDSVESVKKVLTATKEFINEWSIPTQNCVLAHITTQMKAIKQGAPADMIFQSIAGTEIANRSFGISADLIREAEELIKKQGTGTGPNLFYFETGQGSELSAEAHMGIDQVTLESRNYGFARHFNPYIVNTVVGFIGPEYLYNNKQVIRAGLEDHFMGKMHGIPMGVDICYTNHIKADQNDIEDLSVLLTAAGVNFIIAAPMGDDVMLNYQSMSFHDVATLLQTFGKKPAPEYLAWLEKMGIYENGRLSARAGDLSIFER, from the coding sequence ATGAATGTGAATCTATCGGTGATATTTGGTGGAGAAAAATATAATTTTCAATCATTAAAAGATGTAATGGCAAAGGCCAATGAAGAAAAATCAGGTGATCAGCTAGCAGGCATTGCTGCTGAATCCGTACAGCAACGCATTGCCGCAAAGGCTGTGCTCAGTGAGCTATTAGTAAAAGATATTCGAGAAAATCCATTAGTGCCAAAGGAAAATGATGAGGTTTCACGCATTATTGAAGGTGATGTGAATGAACAAATCTATGGCGAAATTAAAAACTGGAGCATTGAGCAGCTCCGAGAGTATATTTTATCGAATGACACAGGTGATCGTGAGCTAAAGCGTTTAAGCAAAGGCATGAATTCTGAAATTATTGCGGCTGTCACAAAGCTGATGTCTAATTTAGACCTTGTTCATGCTGCCAATAAAGTGGAAATTTTATCAACCTGTAATATTACGATTGGGCAAAAGGGGACATTGTCTTCAAGGCTCCAGCCAAACCATCCAACAGACAATATTGATGGCATTATTGCTTCGCTAAAGGAAGGGCTATCCTACGGTATTGGTGATGCTGTTATTGGCATTAACCCTGTGGATGATTCTGTTGAAAGTGTTAAAAAGGTGTTGACTGCGACAAAGGAATTTATCAATGAATGGTCGATTCCTACGCAAAACTGTGTATTGGCACATATTACAACACAGATGAAGGCAATTAAGCAGGGCGCACCCGCAGATATGATTTTCCAAAGTATTGCTGGTACTGAAATTGCGAACCGTTCGTTCGGTATTTCTGCGGATTTAATTCGTGAAGCAGAGGAGCTTATTAAAAAGCAAGGGACAGGAACAGGTCCAAACCTCTTTTATTTTGAAACAGGACAAGGCTCAGAGCTATCGGCAGAGGCTCATATGGGCATTGACCAAGTAACACTAGAATCTCGCAATTATGGCTTTGCAAGACATTTTAATCCTTATATTGTCAATACAGTTGTTGGCTTTATCGGTCCAGAGTATTTATACAATAATAAACAAGTGATTCGAGCAGGTCTAGAAGATCATTTTATGGGTAAGATGCATGGCATTCCAATGGGTGTGGATATTTGCTATACGAACCATATTAAGGCAGACCAAAATGATATTGAGGATTTAAGCGTGCTATTAACAGCAGCAGGCGTCAACTTTATTATTGCTGCACCGATGGGTGATGATGTGATGCTCAATTATCAATCCATGAGCTTCCATGATGTGGCTACATTACTCCAAACATTTGGTAAAAAACCAGCACCAGAATACTTAGCATGGTTAGAGAAAATGGGCATTTATGAAAATGGTCGACTTTCAGCAAGAGCTGGTGATTTATCTATTTTTGAAAGGTAG
- the eutC gene encoding ethanolamine ammonia-lyase subunit EutC yields the protein MNEQLVSMITQLVMEKMAQSADSQAAKATAAPTAQPLIQFYDKPANSQHSITEPEAAASEPLIKLYQHGQLHTASTTLEQPLPEAAPAQPFQFDTAPLNDSVQAAQKNTPARIGVGRAGTRPKTKTWLKFRLDHAAAVDAVYGEVSEELLQKLNVFQVTTKVIDKEEYITRPDLGRRLSDEAKALIQQKCKAQPTVQIIISNGLSASAIEENVQDVYLALQQSLNNLNIDMGTTFYIDKGRVALMDEIGEVLQPDVVVYLIGERPGLVSAESMSAYLCYKPRIGTVEAERMVISNIHKGGIPPLEAGAYLGTVVQKILHYQASGVELVAKEG from the coding sequence GTGAATGAACAATTAGTATCGATGATTACACAGCTTGTCATGGAAAAAATGGCGCAAAGTGCAGATAGTCAAGCAGCTAAAGCAACGGCTGCTCCAACAGCACAGCCACTTATTCAATTTTATGATAAGCCAGCGAACTCGCAGCACAGTATAACAGAGCCTGAAGCAGCAGCATCCGAACCATTAATTAAGCTATATCAGCATGGGCAGCTCCATACAGCGTCTACAACGCTTGAGCAGCCATTACCAGAAGCTGCACCAGCGCAGCCATTTCAATTTGATACAGCGCCATTGAATGATAGTGTGCAGGCAGCCCAAAAAAACACACCTGCGCGAATTGGTGTAGGCAGGGCAGGAACACGACCAAAAACAAAAACATGGTTAAAATTCCGACTCGATCATGCAGCAGCAGTGGATGCCGTATATGGTGAAGTATCGGAGGAGCTACTACAAAAGCTGAATGTGTTTCAAGTAACAACAAAAGTGATAGATAAAGAGGAATATATTACAAGACCTGATTTAGGTCGTCGCTTATCGGATGAAGCAAAAGCATTGATTCAGCAAAAATGTAAAGCGCAGCCCACTGTACAAATTATTATTTCCAATGGCTTAAGTGCCAGTGCCATTGAGGAAAATGTACAAGACGTTTACCTAGCCCTTCAGCAAAGCTTAAACAATTTAAATATTGATATGGGGACAACGTTCTATATTGATAAAGGGCGTGTTGCCTTAATGGATGAAATTGGTGAGGTATTACAGCCAGATGTCGTTGTTTATTTAATTGGTGAGCGTCCTGGTCTTGTATCGGCTGAATCCATGAGCGCGTACTTATGCTATAAGCCAAGAATTGGCACGGTGGAGGCGGAGCGCATGGTTATTTCCAATATCCATAAAGGTGGTATTCCGCCATTAGAGGCTGGCGCTTATCTTGGAACAGTCGTACAAAAAATCTTGCATTATCAGGCAAGTGGTGTAGAGCTTGTCGCAAAAGAAGGTTAG
- the eutL gene encoding ethanolamine utilization microcompartment protein EutL, whose product MNPQKIMAQILAMQTIPRVNSELAQQLALKPSHHSIGLVTLTIDDVAYVALDEATKKADVDVVYAKSFYAGAAHASGPLSGEVIGIIAGSSPDEIRSGLDAIQQKIQFDTYFEAINNNDNHALFAHTVASCGTYLAEVANVKVGTPLAYVIAPPLEAVVGLDAALKAADVELKVFFGPPSETNFGGGLLSGSQSSCEAAANAFREAIEQIARNPVI is encoded by the coding sequence ATGAATCCTCAAAAAATTATGGCACAAATTTTAGCAATGCAAACTATTCCAAGGGTTAATAGTGAATTAGCGCAGCAGCTAGCTTTAAAGCCATCGCACCATAGCATTGGGCTTGTGACACTCACCATTGATGATGTTGCCTATGTAGCATTAGATGAAGCAACGAAAAAAGCAGATGTGGATGTTGTCTATGCGAAAAGCTTCTATGCTGGAGCAGCACATGCATCTGGCCCATTATCAGGAGAGGTAATTGGCATTATTGCTGGCAGTTCACCAGATGAGATTCGTAGCGGACTAGACGCCATTCAGCAAAAAATTCAATTTGATACGTATTTTGAAGCCATTAATAATAATGATAATCATGCATTGTTTGCACATACAGTAGCTAGCTGTGGTACGTATCTTGCTGAGGTGGCAAATGTCAAAGTAGGCACACCCCTTGCATATGTAATCGCCCCACCACTAGAGGCAGTTGTTGGCTTAGATGCAGCATTAAAGGCGGCAGACGTAGAGCTAAAGGTGTTCTTTGGCCCTCCATCAGAAACCAATTTTGGCGGCGGCTTACTAAGCGGCAGTCAATCATCCTGCGAGGCTGCGGCAAATGCCTTTAGAGAAGCCATTGAACAGATAGCAAGAAACCCAGTGATCTAG
- a CDS encoding aldehyde dehydrogenase family protein: MATLDKDLLAIQEMRDAVKQANTAQAAYMQFSQQQVDSIVKAVADAAFKEADRLAKMAVQETGMGVPNHKKIKNEVASRDVFEDIKDLKTVGIVGYDRMKKVAEIASPFGVIAGIVPTTNPTSTAIFKTLISLKTRNALIISPHPYAVKCTKEALDICRVAAEQAGAPEGLLHCLTMSSMEATQQLMKHPDVHLILATGGGALVKAAYSSGKPAYGVGPGNVPAYIEKSATIQKAVRQLVQSKSFDNGTICATEQSIIVDKAIAEVVLTELKNNHAYILNAEEKAKMEQLISPVPGKVNPKIVGKSAVSLAQSAGITVPADTKVLVGLETMIGKNIPFSLEKLSPIFALYIVENSTEAKQVMIDLLNIGGRGHTCSIHTENTALAEQFSVELPVSRIVVNTLSSIGAVGGTTGLAPSFTLGCGTFGGNITSDNITARHLINIKRMAYGIKDVDVPKPEVEVQSVVESVVSQEPALDTAVVQQIVDQVLKQITLQNK, translated from the coding sequence ATGGCCACATTAGACAAAGACTTATTAGCGATTCAGGAAATGAGAGATGCCGTGAAGCAGGCGAATACAGCACAGGCTGCCTATATGCAGTTTTCACAGCAACAAGTAGATAGCATTGTAAAGGCAGTGGCAGATGCGGCATTTAAGGAAGCAGATCGTTTAGCTAAAATGGCTGTGCAAGAAACAGGAATGGGTGTCCCAAATCATAAAAAAATAAAAAATGAAGTAGCTTCACGAGATGTCTTTGAAGATATTAAAGATTTAAAGACAGTTGGCATTGTTGGCTATGACCGCATGAAAAAAGTAGCGGAAATTGCGAGCCCCTTTGGCGTGATTGCAGGTATTGTACCGACGACAAACCCAACGTCTACAGCTATTTTTAAAACATTAATTTCATTAAAAACAAGAAATGCGCTTATTATTAGCCCACATCCATATGCGGTGAAATGTACAAAAGAGGCTTTGGATATTTGTCGAGTAGCTGCAGAGCAAGCAGGTGCACCAGAGGGCTTACTACACTGTTTAACAATGTCATCCATGGAAGCAACCCAGCAGCTAATGAAGCATCCTGATGTACATTTAATTTTAGCAACTGGTGGTGGTGCACTTGTCAAAGCTGCCTATAGCTCAGGCAAGCCAGCTTACGGTGTAGGTCCTGGGAATGTACCCGCTTATATTGAAAAATCGGCTACTATTCAAAAGGCTGTGCGCCAGCTTGTGCAAAGTAAATCATTTGATAATGGGACAATTTGTGCAACAGAGCAGTCCATTATTGTCGATAAAGCGATTGCTGAGGTCGTGCTAACAGAATTGAAGAATAATCATGCCTATATTTTAAATGCCGAGGAAAAGGCGAAGATGGAGCAGTTGATTTCGCCAGTACCAGGGAAAGTAAACCCTAAAATTGTTGGTAAATCTGCCGTTAGCCTAGCACAGTCTGCTGGCATTACAGTACCAGCAGATACGAAAGTGCTTGTTGGATTGGAAACAATGATTGGCAAAAATATACCATTTTCACTTGAAAAGCTATCACCAATCTTTGCACTTTATATAGTAGAAAACAGTACAGAAGCCAAGCAAGTTATGATTGACCTGCTAAATATTGGCGGACGTGGACATACATGCTCCATCCATACAGAAAATACAGCATTAGCAGAACAATTCTCTGTTGAATTACCTGTATCTCGCATTGTGGTGAATACATTATCATCCATCGGTGCAGTAGGCGGTACAACAGGCTTAGCACCATCCTTTACATTAGGCTGTGGTACATTTGGCGGCAATATTACGTCGGACAATATTACAGCAAGACATTTAATCAATATTAAACGTATGGCGTATGGCATTAAAGATGTTGATGTGCCAAAGCCAGAAGTTGAAGTGCAGTCAGTCGTAGAGTCGGTTGTATCACAAGAGCCTGCTCTCGATACAGCAGTGGTGCAACAAATTGTTGACCAAGTATTAAAGCAAATCACATTACAAAATAAATAA
- a CDS encoding BMC domain-containing protein gives MSTALGMVETKGLVGAIEAADAMVKAASVNLVGKVHVGGGIVTVLVRGDVGAVKAATDAGAAAAQRVGELLSVHVIPRPHHELEMILPKAEA, from the coding sequence ATGAGTACAGCATTAGGAATGGTAGAAACAAAAGGTTTAGTAGGAGCAATTGAAGCAGCGGATGCAATGGTAAAGGCAGCAAGCGTTAATTTAGTAGGAAAAGTACATGTTGGTGGCGGTATTGTAACGGTGCTTGTACGTGGTGATGTAGGCGCAGTGAAAGCAGCAACAGACGCAGGTGCAGCAGCAGCACAACGTGTAGGAGAGCTATTATCTGTCCATGTAATTCCACGTCCACATCATGAATTAGAAATGATTTTACCAAAAGCAGAAGCGTAA
- a CDS encoding phosphate propanoyltransferase, whose protein sequence is MTTAIKTFPVAISARHIHLSEEDLQALFGPNATLTKDFDLSQPGQFAAKERVSIEGPKGIIHNVRVLGPVRAATQVEVSRTDAMKLGIHPPLRQSGDIDNSAGIKLIHGERELVIPQGVIIAQAHIHMTEEDAQALAVHNNEVVAVEVVSERPVTFRGVVVRVSNDFSLEMHIDTDEANAGFIEQQAQGKLVKASL, encoded by the coding sequence GTGACAACAGCAATTAAAACATTTCCAGTTGCCATTTCGGCTCGTCATATCCATCTAAGTGAAGAGGATTTACAAGCACTTTTTGGTCCCAATGCAACGCTTACAAAGGATTTTGACTTATCACAGCCAGGGCAATTTGCTGCCAAAGAGCGCGTTTCAATTGAAGGACCTAAAGGCATTATTCACAATGTTCGCGTATTAGGTCCTGTAAGAGCAGCAACGCAAGTGGAGGTTAGCCGAACAGATGCGATGAAGCTAGGCATTCATCCGCCATTAAGACAATCTGGCGATATTGACAACTCTGCTGGTATTAAGCTGATTCATGGAGAGCGTGAATTAGTGATTCCGCAGGGTGTGATTATTGCACAGGCACATATCCATATGACCGAGGAAGATGCGCAAGCATTAGCAGTACACAATAACGAAGTTGTAGCAGTGGAAGTTGTCAGTGAACGACCTGTGACATTCCGTGGTGTCGTTGTACGTGTTTCCAATGATTTTAGCTTGGAAATGCATATTGATACAGATGAAGCGAATGCAGGCTTTATTGAACAGCAGGCACAAGGAAAATTAGTGAAAGCATCATTGTAA
- a CDS encoding phosphate propanoyltransferase: MQEHLVQKIVEQVLQQVLKNQSAPPHNGKIPIGVSARHVHLAQAEVEQLFGKGYELTPKFELSQPGQFAAEETVVIAGPKGSIERVRILGPARSLSQVEVSWTDAMKLGLKPPLRISGDIQGSSPVTLIGPKGSVVLQEGLIVAQAHIHMSPADSASFNVVDGQSVQIKIAGIRPIILSNVVIRVSERYRLEMHIDTDEANAGLIQQGALAEIVHHPVSEQPIAMNAQPPVIQQVEQPSVYYYDKKLLSQLDILAIEAQEIVVPKKTIVTALAYDKLRELNKTLTVRSE; the protein is encoded by the coding sequence ATGCAAGAACATTTAGTGCAAAAAATCGTGGAACAAGTTCTACAGCAAGTATTAAAAAATCAATCTGCCCCTCCACATAACGGTAAAATTCCAATTGGTGTATCCGCTCGCCATGTTCACCTTGCACAGGCAGAGGTGGAGCAGCTATTTGGGAAGGGCTACGAGCTAACACCAAAGTTTGAGCTTTCCCAGCCAGGACAGTTTGCTGCGGAGGAAACCGTCGTTATTGCTGGACCAAAAGGCTCGATTGAACGTGTGCGTATTTTAGGGCCAGCCCGTTCGCTATCGCAGGTGGAGGTAAGCTGGACAGATGCCATGAAATTAGGCTTAAAGCCGCCATTAAGAATTTCAGGTGATATTCAAGGCTCGAGCCCTGTAACATTAATTGGTCCAAAGGGCAGTGTTGTCTTACAGGAAGGGCTAATTGTTGCACAGGCGCATATTCATATGTCGCCTGCAGATAGTGCGAGCTTTAATGTTGTCGATGGACAATCTGTACAAATTAAGATAGCAGGAATACGTCCAATTATTTTATCGAATGTGGTTATTCGTGTATCTGAGCGTTATCGCTTAGAAATGCATATTGATACAGATGAAGCAAATGCAGGATTGATTCAACAGGGTGCACTTGCTGAAATTGTTCACCATCCAGTGTCTGAGCAGCCTATAGCTATGAATGCACAACCTCCAGTTATTCAGCAGGTAGAGCAGCCATCTGTCTATTACTATGATAAAAAGCTGCTTTCACAACTAGACATATTAGCAATAGAGGCACAGGAAATTGTTGTGCCAAAGAAAACCATTGTCACAGCATTGGCGTACGATAAATTACGAGAGTTAAATAAAACATTAACGGTTCGTTCAGAGTAA
- a CDS encoding EutN/CcmL family microcompartment protein, translated as MQMGRVIGSVWATRKEEGLNGLKLLIIQPIDSNQQPIRTEIVAADRIGAGIGDDVLVTSGGSSRYIMRENPLPIDAVVIGIIDSTEVMRGEDNE; from the coding sequence ATGCAAATGGGAAGAGTGATAGGCAGTGTATGGGCAACACGCAAGGAGGAAGGGCTGAATGGTTTAAAATTATTAATCATTCAACCAATTGACTCCAATCAACAGCCGATTCGCACAGAAATTGTTGCAGCAGATCGTATAGGAGCAGGGATTGGTGATGATGTACTTGTGACCAGCGGTGGGTCATCACGCTATATTATGCGAGAAAATCCGCTCCCGATTGATGCAGTTGTTATTGGGATTATTGATTCTACAGAAGTGATGCGAGGTGAGGACAATGAGTAG
- a CDS encoding BMC domain-containing protein has product MSSAIGMIETKGLVGSYEAADAMIKAADVTVVKQEFVDGGIVTVVVTGDVGSVQAAVEAGKAAAIRVGELLGAHVIPRPDEDVFKMIKGPEAPKKKPLSTRAKKAAETTAATDNRGEA; this is encoded by the coding sequence ATGAGTAGCGCAATTGGCATGATTGAAACAAAAGGCTTGGTCGGCTCTTATGAAGCAGCCGATGCGATGATTAAGGCAGCCGATGTCACAGTTGTGAAGCAGGAATTTGTGGATGGTGGCATTGTGACAGTGGTTGTCACAGGCGATGTCGGCTCTGTTCAAGCAGCAGTAGAAGCTGGTAAGGCCGCTGCCATAAGAGTCGGAGAATTATTAGGCGCTCATGTCATTCCAAGACCTGATGAAGATGTTTTTAAGATGATTAAGGGGCCAGAAGCACCAAAGAAAAAGCCTTTATCAACGCGTGCTAAAAAAGCAGCAGAAACAACAGCAGCAACGGATAATCGAGGTGAGGCATAA
- the mdh gene encoding malate dehydrogenase, with amino-acid sequence MAFRKNKIAVIGAGHTGSTLSLFLAQKELGDVVLVDIPEAENPTKGKALDLLQTGPIEKFNVSIKGTSSYEDIAGADIVVITAGLPRKPGMSRDDLVTTNAKIIQQVSRQIKHYAPNSIVVVLSNPVDAMTYVCHKETGFAKHRIIGQSGVLDTARFNTFVAQELQIAPEDVSGFVLGGHGDEMVPLIRYSYAGGIPLEKLIPQDRLQQIVERTRKGGGEIVGLLGNGSAYYAPAAACAQMVEIIMKDQRKIIPSIALLEGEYGYHDLFLGVPTILGGNGIESVIELHLTQEEQTALQHSAEAVKQVIAICQNIE; translated from the coding sequence ATGGCTTTTCGTAAAAATAAAATTGCTGTAATTGGAGCAGGTCATACAGGCTCCACACTAAGTTTATTTTTAGCGCAGAAGGAATTAGGCGATGTTGTGCTTGTCGATATTCCAGAAGCGGAAAATCCAACAAAAGGGAAGGCTTTGGACTTACTACAAACAGGCCCTATCGAAAAGTTTAATGTGTCCATTAAAGGAACAAGCAGCTATGAGGATATTGCGGGTGCAGATATTGTTGTTATTACAGCAGGGCTACCACGTAAACCGGGCATGAGCCGTGATGATTTAGTGACAACCAATGCTAAAATTATACAACAAGTATCAAGACAAATTAAGCACTATGCACCAAACAGCATTGTCGTTGTGCTAAGCAACCCTGTTGATGCCATGACATATGTGTGCCACAAGGAAACAGGCTTTGCGAAGCATCGCATTATTGGTCAATCTGGTGTTTTAGATACAGCTCGCTTCAACACATTTGTTGCACAGGAGCTGCAAATTGCACCAGAGGATGTATCAGGCTTTGTTTTAGGTGGGCATGGTGATGAAATGGTGCCATTAATTCGCTATTCCTATGCAGGTGGCATTCCATTAGAAAAATTGATTCCCCAAGATCGACTACAACAAATCGTTGAACGTACACGTAAAGGTGGCGGCGAAATTGTTGGTTTGCTAGGAAATGGTAGCGCCTATTATGCACCAGCCGCTGCATGTGCGCAAATGGTCGAAATTATTATGAAAGACCAACGAAAAATTATTCCTTCTATTGCTTTATTAGAAGGAGAGTACGGCTATCACGACTTATTTTTAGGTGTGCCAACCATTTTAGGTGGCAATGGTATCGAATCTGTGATTGAATTACATTTAACGCAGGAAGAACAAACAGCACTTCAGCATTCTGCGGAGGCTGTCAAGCAAGTTATTGCCATTTGCCAAAACATAGAATAG